From one Enterococcus sp. DIV2402 genomic stretch:
- a CDS encoding peptidylprolyl isomerase: protein MSQFPQLDLANQKGVKALVKTNRGDITIQLFPEHAPKTVENFVQLAKKGYYDGIIFHRVIPDFMIQGGDPTGTGMGGESIYGSSFEDEFSQELFNLRGALSMANAGPNTNGSQFFIVNNQNVPANMIGQMESAGYPSEIIDVYKKGGTPWLDFRHTVFGQVTEGMDVVDEIGGVQRGPQDRPVHDVVIETIEISE, encoded by the coding sequence TTGTCTCAATTTCCACAATTAGACTTAGCAAATCAAAAGGGTGTCAAAGCACTCGTTAAAACAAACCGTGGGGATATTACTATTCAATTATTCCCAGAACACGCACCAAAAACAGTTGAAAATTTTGTTCAATTAGCCAAAAAAGGTTACTATGATGGCATTATTTTCCACCGTGTGATTCCTGATTTTATGATTCAAGGTGGCGATCCAACTGGTACAGGTATGGGTGGCGAAAGTATTTATGGTTCAAGCTTTGAAGATGAATTTTCACAAGAATTATTCAACTTACGTGGTGCCTTATCAATGGCAAATGCTGGTCCAAACACAAATGGTAGTCAATTCTTTATCGTAAACAACCAAAATGTACCTGCCAACATGATTGGTCAAATGGAAAGTGCGGGCTACCCGTCTGAAATCATTGATGTCTATAAAAAAGGCGGTACACCTTGGTTAGACTTCCGTCATACAGTATTTGGTCAAGTGACAGAAGGCATGGATGTTGTGGATGAAATTGGTGGTGTACAACGCGGTCCTCAAGATCGACCTGTACATGATGTAGTTATTGAAACAATCGAAATTAGTGAATAG
- a CDS encoding NAD(P)/FAD-dependent oxidoreductase, producing MTIYDITIVGAGPAGMFAAFYAGMRNAKTKIIDTLPQLGGQLSTLYPEKYIYDIPGYPKIKAGDLVQKLEKQITTFNQRYCLEEQVLKIERQEDGIIEVTTNKRTHYSRAVILALGNGSFQPRKLTVPNAENFENYGIDYYVPDLMKYAGKKVAIAGGGDSAIDWALMLAPIAAEVSLIHRRSEFRAHEHSVNQLKQSSVNIMTPYIIKDVVGERMLEEIYLQEPKSDETVRLSVDYLIVNYGFSSSLNLKDWGITSSRQGIPVRSDMRSSMEGVYCCGDITLYDGKVNLIATGFGEAPTAVNNALHYINPKNRTQPAHSTSLFQE from the coding sequence ATGACCATTTACGATATTACAATTGTCGGCGCAGGTCCGGCGGGGATGTTCGCTGCCTTTTATGCCGGAATGCGCAATGCCAAAACGAAAATTATTGACACCTTACCACAACTCGGTGGTCAACTGTCCACCTTGTATCCTGAAAAATACATTTATGATATTCCGGGATACCCTAAAATTAAAGCGGGTGATTTGGTGCAAAAATTGGAAAAACAAATTACTACGTTTAATCAACGCTATTGCTTAGAAGAACAAGTCTTAAAAATTGAGCGCCAAGAAGACGGCATCATTGAAGTAACGACGAATAAACGAACGCATTATTCACGTGCGGTTATTTTAGCCTTAGGCAACGGCTCGTTCCAACCACGAAAATTAACCGTACCGAATGCTGAAAATTTTGAAAACTACGGCATTGATTATTATGTTCCTGATTTGATGAAATACGCTGGGAAAAAAGTCGCCATTGCTGGGGGCGGTGATTCTGCGATTGATTGGGCGTTGATGTTAGCCCCAATTGCTGCCGAAGTCTCTTTGATTCATCGTCGCTCAGAGTTTCGCGCGCATGAACATAGCGTCAATCAATTAAAACAATCCTCCGTTAACATTATGACCCCTTATATCATTAAAGATGTCGTGGGAGAACGAATGTTAGAAGAGATTTACCTTCAAGAACCAAAAAGTGACGAAACCGTTCGTTTGTCTGTGGATTATTTAATCGTTAATTACGGTTTCTCCTCTTCGTTAAACTTAAAAGACTGGGGCATTACGAGTTCTCGTCAAGGGATTCCGGTTCGTTCGGATATGCGTAGCTCGATGGAAGGTGTTTATTGTTGTGGGGATATCACATTGTATGACGGCAAAGTCAATTTAATTGCGACAGGATTTGGCGAAGCGCCGACTGCCGTAAACAATGCGCTACATTACATTAATCCGAAAAATCGCACACAACCTGCGCACAGTACCAGTCTCTTCCAAGAATAA
- a CDS encoding DUF1450 domain-containing protein, translated as MFPLVEFCETNLAEGSQVVMDALESLEDVDVMMYSCLSECTLCAQKPFCFFEGERLAAETPAQLLHLVKDKLVEWHEEYL; from the coding sequence ATGTTTCCTCTGGTAGAATTTTGTGAAACAAATTTAGCAGAAGGCAGTCAAGTAGTGATGGATGCCTTAGAATCCCTGGAAGATGTGGATGTTATGATGTATTCCTGTTTAAGTGAGTGTACGCTTTGTGCTCAAAAACCTTTTTGCTTTTTTGAAGGTGAGCGTCTAGCTGCTGAGACACCAGCGCAACTACTTCATTTAGTTAAAGATAAATTAGTCGAATGGCATGAAGAATATTTATAG
- a CDS encoding CvfD/Ygs/GSP13 family RNA-binding post-transcriptional regulator, giving the protein MTYKIGDILEGTVTGIQPYGAFVSLDGETQGLIHVSEIQSGFTKNIHEVLQIGDAVNVQVIDIDEYTKKISLSRRTLETKFVHTVHRKKRYFTNKNKRIGFRTIDEHLPLWIKEALEMLSSEKC; this is encoded by the coding sequence ATGACATATAAAATTGGGGATATTTTAGAAGGAACAGTGACCGGAATTCAACCATATGGTGCATTCGTTTCATTAGATGGTGAAACGCAAGGGTTGATTCATGTGTCGGAAATACAGTCAGGTTTTACAAAAAACATTCATGAAGTCCTGCAAATAGGTGATGCAGTAAACGTACAAGTAATTGATATCGATGAATATACAAAAAAAATTAGTTTGTCACGTCGAACGTTAGAAACAAAATTTGTACATACCGTACATCGTAAAAAACGTTACTTCACGAATAAAAATAAACGCATTGGTTTTCGAACTATTGATGAACATTTACCGCTTTGGATTAAAGAAGCACTGGAAATGCTTTCTTCAGAAAAATGCTGA